The segment TGTAGCAGGAAAGGAGAAGGTTTCCATCTTCCAATTCCCTTCCGATGGGAAAACACTTAGCACATATAAATATCTGGATGTGGACAAGGACATAGGCCGTCCATTTTCGTTTAAAACGGATTTAAAAAACAAAAAACTGTCCTTATACTTAGGAAGGGATATGGTTTGGCAGGGAGATTTACCTGCGGGAGGACTCTGGACTATTTCCGTTTTGACCAGAGGAGAAGAGTTTAGGGAAAAAACTCCCATCAAAGATCTTAAGATTCTCTATAAGGGATACAAGTGATGAATCGTATACTTTCTCGTTTTATAATATTATCCGTCGTTTCAGTCTTTGCGATACATTGTGTTTCTAAAGATTTTAGAAAATCGAATTCCCAAGATGCGATTTTGGAAAAAGATATTATCGCAGCTCAAAAATTAAAACAAGCTTCCAAATTGATCAACGAAGGGAACTCGGCCTTCCAAAAAGGAAAATTCGAACTTTCTCTTTCTAAAGGTAGAGAAGCAGTAAAAGCATATCCTACTGCAGAAGGTTATTATCTGATCGGATCTTCCGAATATCGGTTGGGAAAAACAGAGGATTCTTTGAATTCTTTAAAAAAAGGTACAGAGTTAGATCCTGAGAATGAGCAAATTCTTTTAACTCTCGGGATCTTATACACTTCGCAAGGTGCTAATAAAGATGCATTAGAAGTTTACTCCAAATTGGAAAAACTTCCTAAGGTAGATGGAAGCGCTTATACATTTAAAAAAGCAGTATTACTGAAAACGATCGGAAAATACGACGAGGCATATTCCGCTCTCAAGTCCATTCCGGAAGATAAGTTCAAATTTAAGGCCCAGCTGTACATGCAACTGGGAGATACCGCTGTTCAGGTAAAGGATTACGAAGCAGCAGAAGTTTACTTTGAAAAGGCTAGAACTGCGGATCCGGATCTTGCATCTGCGAAACAGTCGGCTTCTGCGACTAAGGTGGCTGGTTTATTAGAAAAAGGAAATGCAGCTCTAAAGGTTAAAAATTACAGAGAAGCAGTCCAATTTTTTACTTCTGCTACTCAATTAGATCCTAAGAACCCTTCTCCATTTGTGTTTTTAGGAAATGCAAAAATACTTTCTAACGATACAGACGGTGCTGTAAAAGCATTTGAAACTTCCCTCAAACTAAAGGCAGACTATTTAGAGGCATATTCCGGTCTGGCATCGGCGTATAGTAAATCAGGGAATAACCCAAAGGCGATTTCTGTTTTAGAAAAGGCCATTCCATTCTTCCCTAAAAACGCGACTATCTACAACCAAATCGGTTTGAACCAAAAGTCTTTGGGCGAAAATGCAAAGGCAATGGTATCTTTTAGTAAGGCTCGCGAGCTGGATCCGAATTATAAGGAACCTGTCTTGAACCTTGTGTATCTTCTTGCTTCCGAACATAGATACAAAACCGCTAAAAATGAATTAGATAGTTTAAAGTCGGACGATGAAACGAAGAAAGTTGCAGCATTCTTAGAGTCTTCAGAGCTAATCCATGAAGGAGATTTACGTCTTCGTAAAGGAGACACAAAGTCTGCAAAAACTTATTTCGATCGTGCAAAGGCGAAAGACCAAGATGATCCTGGAGTTTATACTGCATATGGTCGTTTATATCAGATCAGTGGAGATCCAAAACTTTCGGAGCAAAATTATCTAAAAGCTCTCAGCCTTCAAAAAGGAAATCTTCCTGCACTCCAAGGTTTGATCCGTCTTTATTCTGCTCAGAAAAACCAATCTAAAGTTGCTCAGTACACAAAAGAATTAGAGGCAATCACGGGAAATGACCCTCTCTCAGGGATCGTATTAGCTAGAACATACGAAGACAAAAAAGAATTCGATAAAGCAGAAAATACTTATAAAAATTTAATGAAGAAGTACCCGGACAATGAATCCATTCAATTCCGATTGGCATTTCTTTATTATAAGATTGCTTTAGAAGAAAACGAAAAAGCAAATTATGATTCTGCAAGTTCTTGGTTGGCAAAGGCAGAAAAATTAACTAAAGATTTGCCTGAGATTGCGGAAGCAAAACAAACCATAGACCAGAACAGAAAATTCTCTGAAGTAATTCCAACTATCCAAAAGGCAAATCGTCTTTTCGATAATAAGTCTTACGAAAAAGCAATTCCGCTTTACCAATCTGCTTACGATAAAACAAAAAAACTTACTTTGTATATTAAGGTAGCTGAATGTTATCTTGCGATGGGGATGGAAGAGAAAGGAATTTCACTTTTAGAAAATTCCCCTGATGCATCTAAAAATCTTGCGGCCCAAGAAGCAATTTACGCCTTCTTACTTAGAAAGGGAGAAGTGGATAATGCTGAGAAAGGTTTCCAAAAGATTTTAGAAAAAAAACAGGATTCTTACTATAGCCACTACCAACTTGGAATCATTGGTTTACAAAAGAAAAACTTTGATGTTGCAATCGAGTCGTTCAATCGTTCGTGGTTACTAAATCCTGAATTTACAGCTTCTAGGATCGGTAAAGGGATCGCATATTATAATCAGAATAAGAGCAAAGAAGCCAAAGAAGAATTCGAAAGCGCCATGAAGGCGGACTCTGAAAACGAATTAGCTCCTTATAATATTGGGATTGTTCTTTTTAACGATAATCTTCTGGAGCAATCTGTAGAAATATTTAAGGAAATTATTAAAAAAAATCCCGACTTCCCAGACGCACATTTCCAACTTTCTTATATCTACTTCAAAAAAGGGGATTTGGAAGCTGCCGATGCGGAAATCGTAAAAGCATTAGAACTTGAAAGGGATGAGAAGTTTCTACATGCGCGTATTAGAATTCTTTCGGAATTAAAAACCAAAAATCCTGCGAATGCTGAATACAAAAAGTTGGCTATAGAATTAGGAAGAGAACTCGCAGAAAAATTCCCGAATTCTCCATATTCCAGCCAAGCAGAAAGATTGGTCCTTTCCGATTCTGATACCCCGGTAATCTTACAACCGTTCCCGAATCGTGGATCTTTAATTGGCGTTCCAGTGATCATTAACGATCTATTATTGGTAAATTACGGAACTTCTATCGAGGCGCTAGATAAGAATAGGGCGATTCGACTTTGGAGGATCACAAGTACTAAACCTTTCCGTAATGTTCTCGCGGATCGCAGAGTGTACGCTTTTACGGATAGAAGTTTAGAAGTTAGAGACCAAAATTCTGGTTCCGTCTTCCAAACTATCAATCTGCCAGGAATGTTCAAAAAGGCAATGGTTTCCGGAGATAGAATTTTAGTAGAAACTGAAACCTCGGGAAAAAGAACCTTAACCAGTTACTCGGATACATTCGAAGAAAATAAATCTATTCTTTTGGATTCTAAATCTTGGTCAGCTTCTAAAAAGGGACAACTATTCTTGATCCAGTCTTCTTCAAAAGAAGATAAAATTTTATACGCTGATGCAAAGCTAAGCAAAGATATTGATTCTGCTTGGACAGGAATTACAAATCCAAGATTACTCGGTGCAACTGAAGATGGAACATTCTTCCGTACGGATAAAGAGATCGTTTATGTTTCCGGCAAAGGAAAGGCGACTAAAACTGAAATTTCAGACAAGTCAGCAAATCTTTTCAGCGTGAGAGGAAATTCTCTCTGGTTTACCGGTAACGATAAAATCTACCGTGTGGATGCGGATTCTTCCGGTCTGAAAGAGATCAAAATTTCGGACAAAGAAGTAGAAGGTCTTTTGCCAGGGAAAAAGAAAGATGTGATCGTATTATATAAAGATAATACAGCAGTTAGATATGATGAAAAAGGAGAAACTGTCTGGACTTACAAACTAGTCCAAGATTCAGACAATGTTTACTCTTTATTGTATCACTAAGAACCGTTTAGACCTTGGTCAGATCTAAATAATAAATACGGGAGCCAGCCTCCCGTTTTTCTTGCTCAAAATGGGAGATTGGAAAATTTTCCCTTTGTAAAGAAAACTCTGAGTGGATCGGTTTATATCTAAGATCATCTCTAAAAAGGCGAATTCCTTTACGAGCATAAGGGCCGTAATCTGTAGCAAAATGGAATTTGCCACCATTCTTCAAAAGAATATGAATCGTATCTAAGAATCGGGGATTTAAGGTCCTATGTTTATGATGCCTGCGCTTAGGCCAAGGATCAGGAAAGTTTAGAAGAATTTCGTCGAAGATACCTGGTTCGAAAATTTCTTCTAAAAACCAATTAAAGTTCACTGAAAGAAGTTTAACGTTCTTAAGATCGTATTGCTTCAAATCACGGATTGTCTTGCGTAAACGATCCGCCTTCTTCTCCATGAGAACAAAGCCGGTGTTTGGATTATCTTTTGCCAAGGATACGGCAACCTCTCCCCAACCGGAACCAAGCTCTAGATAATATGTCCCGAATTCTCCAGAAAACAAATCGTTTTTTTTTAATTTACTTCCGGGGTTTAGTTTTAAGAAATAATCAGAGGTAAAGGGGATTCGAGTGGCGATCTTCCATTGTTTTTCACGAAAATTCGATGTCATCGCCGAATGCCTGCAAATACCAAATCTCTTAGTTGTCTAATTTAATACAGTGAAAATAAAATTATACGGAGTGAGAGGATCTCTTCCTACTCCGCTTTCCGGTTCAGAATATAGAGAAAAATTGGAAAAGATCCTAGAGTCAGCTCATAGGGAGTTCAAACTAAAGAACGGAACCTTCTCCGTTCCAACATTCTTACAATCTTTAGGGACGGAACTGTTACACCCTGTGGGAGGAAACACCACTTGCGTTTATGTTGAATCGTCAACCGGTCAGAAACTAATTATAGATTGCGGCTCCGGAATGAGAGAACTTGGAAATGATCTCTTGAAGGAAGGCATTGCTCAGGGCGGCAACGTCAAAATTTTAGTGACGCATACTCACTGGGATCATATTCAAGGTTGGCCTTTCTTTAAACCTGGATACATACCGAGTGTCCAAGTCGATTTTTACTCCACGATCTCTAACCTAAAGGAAAGGTTCGATCGACAACAGAATCCAGAAAATTTCCCGATCACTTTAGATGAGATGATGTCCAAGAAGACATTCAACCTTCTCGAAAGACAAAAGACAGTTCAACTCGGTGATTTTAAAGTAACTCCTTTTCTCTTAAAACATCCGGGAAACTGTACCGGTTATCATATAGAAGAAAATGGAAAAAGTTTCCTATTCTGCACCGATGTGGAAGTGAGAGAAGAGGATCTTTCCGAATTTGAACATTTACGCGCTAAAATCGGAAGTCCTGACATGTTGATCATAGATGCACAATACAGCTCAGAAGAAGCGGAACGTAAGATTGGTTGGGGTCATACATCCGGAAGATTAGCTGTGCGCTGTGGAGAAGTTCTGGGTGTAAATAAACTGGTTCTAACTCATCATGAACCTGATCATCCGGACGAAGAAATCATACGAATGTTCAATCAAGAAAAACAATCCACTGCTCTTTCTGAGATAGTATTAGCAAGAGAAGCTGATATATTTCAACTTTAATATAAAGTTAGTATAAGAATAGATGTTTAGATCTATTCTTAATTGATTGTTTCACTTCTATATTCATTTTTTTAAAAGATTCTTACCTTCAAAAGAAATCTTCTTTTAAATTTTTTCTTAGTACTGTAAGCTCTTCCGGCTATGCAAGAACTAGAGATCGGGATGAATCCTACCCAAAAGGTAACACCTGATTTGCCGGCGGATCAAAGATTTTATACAAGATTCCGTAAAGACAGTAAGGTAAAACTTTTAGAGGGAGGAAATTGGAGCGAAGGTACTCTGGTTGATATATCGATGATAGGAGCATCCATTCTTTCGAATGAGAATTGGAGTCCCGGAAATAAGATCACGATTATGTCACCTATGTTTACCTGCGAGATACCAGGAGAGGTTATTCGTAGAACTGTTAGCAATATGGGGCAAAGATACGCGATCGTATTTCATGATCTTTGCGACTCAAGCATACTTGAGATACTTAATAAGATAGCGCATTGCAGATAACGTTTTTCTGTTAAGTATTGGGAATTTTTTTCCAAAACTCTAAACTCAAGGCTTGCCAGGCCGACATTTATAATAGGATGAACCTGGGAGTTATACAATCTTCTTCCATGATGGAAAGACCGAAAGATACTTCGGTTAAGTACATTGGTCACGGGCAACTGGAAAGTTCGCCTCAGGCTAGTTCTGTACTCCATGTTATCTCCCATGAACTAGGGCACGTTGCTGAGTTTCGCAACGAAGCCATCAGAGATAATGCGGAGCTTCGATCCATAGACGTATCCATCGAATACGAACTTAGGGACGGAAAATTAGTGGCTGTAGCCGGAGAAACCAAGGCTACCACTGTTAAAAAGGGCGAAAAAGAAAAACCTGATCTTTTAACTTTGAATGAAGAAGCGGGTGGGAATTCGAACAAATCGACCGATTCCGCTAAGAAAAAAGAAGCTGCTTCTCATTCAGAGCTCATCTCTGATAAAGAATGGGAACTTATGTCCGAATTGAGAGATATAGATCTGGAATTGAACCGATTGGATAAGAATCAGGTATCTTCACACGAGGATCCTGAAAGAAAATCGGAAGATGAAGCTCGCCGTCATATGGAATTGATCGAAAGAAAACGTAAGTTGGAAATGGCTTTAAGCCAGGAAAAACTGAAAGCTCTTTTGGAAGAGACTTTAAAAACGATCCAAGAATTAAATCAGAAACAGATCCAATTTGCCGGAAAAGTATATTACGGAGATGCGATCAACTCCGCCGGCAATCTTTTAGAAACTCACGCTTAATCTTTAGCCTTGTTCGTTGATCTCTTGTGGGATCGCATCCTCTTCCATCGGAGGAATGATTAAGGATTTCATCATATTCTCTATGATCTTTCTGAGTTCTGGTAGACCTTTTCCATACTTAGGTGAAACAAAAACGATTTCCAACATAGGATATAATCCTTGGATGTTTTTCATTTTTTTCCTAAGTTTAGAAAGTTCCGACTGATTAAGTTTATCTATTTTAGTACGAATTAAAACAGGTTTAGTTCCTTTTTCGAAACAGGTACCAATCAATTCTAATTCTTCGTCAGGTAATTCTCTTTGAGCGTCGGATAGTAAGAATAGACATTTTAGATCTTTAGCAGAGTTAAGATAATTCATTAAAAGATCCATCATCTGCTCATGATCTTTGTGAGAATTTGCGGAATAACCGAAACCAGGCGTATCCACTAAGAACAAAGATTTAGAAACTAAGAAAAAATTCAGTAATTTGGTCTTTCCCGGAGTGGCAGAAACTTTTGCTAAGGATTTTCTTTCTACAATTGCGTTTAACAATCTGGACTTTCCGGAGTTGGAGCGACCGGCGAATGCGATATGAGGAATACCTTTGGAAGGAACTTTAGAAGCGTCCGCATAAGAAGATAGAAATCTAACTTCTCTAAAGAATGGGTCCGGCTTTAATTCTTGGAGTTCTTCCATAAACCTCTGGACTCTCTAATCTTGTTGGAAATCATCCGATCGAATATCATCGAAACGGGCATCCCACAAACGAAGACAAACCAATACAGTTTTCCCTTTTCGTTTTAGAATGGGTAGCATTTTTCTGACCGGAACCGGAATCTCTTTCTCTCTAAGGATTTCGGAAACGTCTCGATGGATTCCTCCAAGCAGGATTTTTTCTCCTTCTCCGTCGTTAGAAGGTTCGCAATTTTTCGGTATCTTTTTGGTCTTACCATTCCATTTCAAAAAGAAAGAGTCAGAGTTATAACTGAACGGTTTCAAATAAGAAGCGGTTTTGGGTAAGATGTACAGATCTGACGAAACACTTTTCCAAAACCAAACTTCTTTGTTTTCGAGAGAAAAAGAAACTTTTCTGTCCAGGTTATGAAGAAGGTCCGCAAGAAACTGAGAATTCAGCGGATGAAGGCCCAAACTTTTTAAATGTAAGTCTAAAATTTGTTTACAAATAGAAGCAGGCTCTTCTTCCAAAATTCTTCTTGATACTGTTCTAATCTCGTCTTCGTTTACCTTGCGGTTTGATGTTCCGCTTCTAGGTGTATCTGAATCGTGAAAATTATGAAAAATTTTATCCGGATCAGCGCCTTCTTTTAAAAGTACAGGAAGTAATTCTGCTCGGATTCGGTTTCTAAGGTAACGTGAAGAAGAATTGGATTCATCTTCGAATACCGGCCAATCGGCGTTTGCCAATGCTGTTTTACGATCCTGTTCTCCGAATAATAATAATGGTCTGAATCTATTATTTTCTAAAACTCCTAAGGTACGTAGAGAATTCCAACCACCACCTCTGATGAGCTGTAGAAGTACTGTTTCTAGATAATCTTCGGCATGATGGCCGGTAACAATATAACCGCCTATCTTTTCGTAAATTTTTTCTAGATCTCTAAATCGAAGAACTCTTCCGGCTTCTTCTAAACTTAGTTTAGTCTTAGCAGCAAACTTTGGAACGTTTTTTTTTTTAAAGGTAAAATTGGGAGCTAAGGAGAGGATATACTTTAAGATTTCGGATTCTTGTTCCATATTATCTCGGATAGAATGATCCAAATGATAAATAGTTGGAAAATGGGAAATTAGATTTTTATTATGGAGCCAAAGATAAAATTGAAGAAGCAGGGAAGAATCTTTTCCACCTGAAAAGGCAATCACTGCAGGTTTATTTTTCATAAACTCATGGTAATTTTTTAGTCGAGACCAGGCGGATTGAAAAATGGATTCTAAGGTTTCGTTCATTTTTATTTTAAACGTTTTACGCCTATTAAAGTAATATCATCTGTCTGTTCCCTTTCCCCGGTAAAGTTTTTTATCTTTTTTAACACAGTTTCCAGCAGCTGAGGAAGTGTTTCTTTTCTGGCTTCAAAAACGCATTCGTGTAGGCGATCCATTTCGAAAAATTCTTCGGAAGGGTTCATAGCTTCCCATACCCCATCAGTAAGCATTAGAAAAAAATCTCCTGGCTCTAGGTAAAGTTCTCCACTATTTTCAAAATGGTCTATGTCAGGATCTATTCCTAAAACAACTCCTCCTGTCGGGATTTCTTCCAAACGATTTTCCTTTTTACGATAAACTAGAATATCTCCTTGCCCCCCACCGCTGAAAACAAAACGATTTTCGTTTTGGTTCCAATGAATAATGGTCAAAGACATGAAACGAGGAGAAACAATATCCTTAAAATAATTTTGATATAAATACGTATTTACTGTAACTAAAATTTCCCAAGGTGTCGGATTCTTTCTAACAAGTGAATGGATCACTGTTCTAACCGTTGCCATCACGATTCCGGCCGGAACACCTTTGCCGCTCACGTCTCCGATACAAACATACGTTTCTTTATTGGTAGGATGTGTTATGAAATCGTAATAGTCTCCGCCAACTCCGATCGCAGGTACCATGATCCCGCTGAATTCGTAGTTCGGATGATCTGGCATTTTTCTAGGCAGAAGAGATCTTTGTAAGTCTCTTGCGATCTCTATCTCTTTATCCAATCTTTCTTTTTCCGCTCTTTGGTGGAATAAATGAAAGTTTTGGATGGAGATCCCTGCTTGGACTGCGAATGCATTCAAGACATCAATTTCTTCCGGGCTCCAATGAAGTTCTTCTTCTTTAGCGAGAAGTATCCAAATTTCCGAATTATCGGAACGTAATACAGGTAAGATTGCCAGGTGTTTTTTCTTTCCGTTACTGCCTAAGGTTTTCCATTCCTTGAGATCTGACGAATCTAGCAATATAGCGGATTCTGTCAGTTTTTTCAGAACGTTCCATTCTCCCTTTAATTGGACATTCAATTTGATTTCCGGTGCTCTCGGAACTCCTGTAAGTATATGTCCTTCGGTAGAGATCGTTTTTCCTTCTGAATCTATTTTTCTTTCTATCAAAACGAAAAGATTACTTTCGGAAAATTCGGTTAAGGAAAGTAGAATGACCCGGAAAATTTCGGTTCTATATTTAAATCCTAAACTGCTGAGTTTTAAAGCTGCAGAGTGCAGATTTCTGAAATTCCTGGATTGGGTTTGAGAAACCTCGAAAAGAATTCTGTTCTTTAATGTAGTAGCAAACTGACTAGCGATCAATTCCAGGAAATAGCGATCCTTCTCCGCTTGTACTGGATCGTCTTTTTCGTAATCTACATTAATTAATCCTAATACTTCTTTTTTAAGATGGATTGGGACCGACAATTCGGATTCTACCTTATTTACTCTTCCATATTGTCTGATCTGTTTATGAGGTTGTTCATCAAATCTATAATAAACAGATTTACAGGTCTCGATCGCCTGCCCTAAAGGACCGTTCTGTTCTCCCTTTTTGATCTCCATCCTAAAGGCTAATTTTTCTAGAGCGGGGCCTTTTTTATTTTTGCAGGATTTTACTAGGATACGATCCAATCTAGGCTCATATACCATAACTGAGATCCCAGGAAGATTCAATTTTCTGAATGCTAGGTTAGTGAAATTTTCGAGAAGGTCGTCTAGATTAGGACTCGTATTAAAAAGAGAAAGAAATTCTAAGAGGATCTCGTTAGATAATGCGTGTACTTCAGGAGGTTTGATCCTGTTTCGTTTTCTTTTTTCTAAGATCCATTCTCTTCCACAGGAATTACAAAGAAATTTTCCATCTTTGAATTCTCCGTCCGGAAGATAATATTCTCCGCAAAATACGCAGGACATCGGGATAAAGATGATACGGGAAGAAGAGAGGGTGGAAAGATGTTTTTATTCTTCTTTTTCAGAAAATCTTCGAATAACACGAATTTGTTCTAAATTTCGAGATTAATCTTCTTCTAAAATGTAAAGTAAACCGCTCATTTATGATATTATGTCATTTGAATCGATCAATCTAAACTGATTCTGATACAAATATTGCGTTCTTTCCTGGAAACGAAGCGACTTGCTTGGATTTTAAGTTTTTTCCTTGACCGCAAAATCATCAATCAGCACCTTTTTTGAGCAGATGTCCGGTTACGTAAAACCCAGCCCACTCCGCCATATACAAGAAGTGGCAACCGCTATGAATTCGACTTTGGATCCAGATCGCCTTCTGGATCTGATTTTGGAGAGATGTATCCAAATTTGTGAGGTTGGTTCAGGTTCACTTATGCTGATCAGCAGATCGGACGAGGTCTTGGACATAGTAACTTTCAGAGGTATGAACCCTTCCGTTCGAACAAAAGTTAAACTTCGAGTGGGAGAAGGTATTACCGGTATCGTTGCCGCTTCCGGCGAAGGTATGATCGTTAACGACGTTACCCAAAACCCGCATTACATTTCCATTAAGGACGATATTCTTTCAGAGCTTGCAGTTCCGATGATCGTAGAAGACGAGGTCATCGGAGTTATCTCTCTTGACTCCAGCAGAAAACAGGCTTTCAGCGAAGAACATCTGGAACTCGTTTCCACCCTCGCCAATATGGCGGCACAGATCTTCAAGAACCTCCAAACTTTCAGACAGTTGGAGCAGAAGAATAAGATCCAACAAGTACTCATAGATATTTCTAGAACTGTAACTTCTACCTTAGTTCTCCAGGAAATTTTTGATGATGTGATGGATAGATTGGATAAATCCCTGAACTTAGAAAGAGGATCCATCGTTCTATTCGAATCGGATAAAAATATCCTGAAACTTAGCGCTGCCTCGGGACTTACCGCAGAGGAAATGGAGAAGGGAGTATATCTTCCTGGAGAAGGAGTCACCGGAAAAGTTTACGAATCCGGAGAAGCTGTCATTGTTGAATCCATCGTAAGCGATGAAAATTTCCTGAATAGATTAGGGAACGCCAGCCATTTTAAGAACAATCCCGAGAACGTTAGTTTCCTTGCGGCGCCAATTAAGTCGGATACCGACGTGTTGGGTGTAGTTAGCGTATTCTTCGTTCATAAAAAATACGTGGATCTAAAAACGTATTTAGACTTCCTTCAGGTAGTTGCCTCGGTAATTTACCAAGCGATCCGTATCCAAAAACTGATCGATGAAGAAAAACGTGAAATCTCTAGAGAGAATATCTTATTAAAACGAGAACTTAAGAATAAGTACAAGTTCGGTTCCTTGATTGGAAAGTCCAAGTCTATGGAAAAACTTTTCGAGATGATCCAACTTGTTTCAGATTCTCGTGCTTCCGTATTGATCACTGGAGAATCCGGAACAGGAAAAGAGATGATCGCATCGGCGATCCATTATAATTCTTCCAGAGGTGATAAACCTTTTATTAAGATCAATTGTGCCGCTATTCCTGAAAATCTTTTAGAATCCGAATTATTCGGTCATAAAAAAGGATCATTCACGGGTGCAGTTGCAGACAAAAAAGGAAAGTTCGAGATGGCTGATACTGGCACCATCTTCTTGGATGAGATCGGAGAGATGGATCTCAATCTTCAATCCAAACTTTTAAGAGTTCTTCAGGAAAAGGAAATCGAAG is part of the Leptospira neocaledonica genome and harbors:
- the trmB gene encoding tRNA (guanine(46)-N(7))-methyltransferase TrmB, which produces MTSNFREKQWKIATRIPFTSDYFLKLNPGSKLKKNDLFSGEFGTYYLELGSGWGEVAVSLAKDNPNTGFVLMEKKADRLRKTIRDLKQYDLKNVKLLSVNFNWFLEEIFEPGIFDEILLNFPDPWPKRRHHKHRTLNPRFLDTIHILLKNGGKFHFATDYGPYARKGIRLFRDDLRYKPIHSEFSLQRENFPISHFEQEKREAGSRIYYLDLTKV
- a CDS encoding GAF domain-containing SpoIIE family protein phosphatase; the protein is MSCVFCGEYYLPDGEFKDGKFLCNSCGREWILEKRKRNRIKPPEVHALSNEILLEFLSLFNTSPNLDDLLENFTNLAFRKLNLPGISVMVYEPRLDRILVKSCKNKKGPALEKLAFRMEIKKGEQNGPLGQAIETCKSVYYRFDEQPHKQIRQYGRVNKVESELSVPIHLKKEVLGLINVDYEKDDPVQAEKDRYFLELIASQFATTLKNRILFEVSQTQSRNFRNLHSAALKLSSLGFKYRTEIFRVILLSLTEFSESNLFVLIERKIDSEGKTISTEGHILTGVPRAPEIKLNVQLKGEWNVLKKLTESAILLDSSDLKEWKTLGSNGKKKHLAILPVLRSDNSEIWILLAKEEELHWSPEEIDVLNAFAVQAGISIQNFHLFHQRAEKERLDKEIEIARDLQRSLLPRKMPDHPNYEFSGIMVPAIGVGGDYYDFITHPTNKETYVCIGDVSGKGVPAGIVMATVRTVIHSLVRKNPTPWEILVTVNTYLYQNYFKDIVSPRFMSLTIIHWNQNENRFVFSGGGQGDILVYRKKENRLEEIPTGGVVLGIDPDIDHFENSGELYLEPGDFFLMLTDGVWEAMNPSEEFFEMDRLHECVFEARKETLPQLLETVLKKIKNFTGEREQTDDITLIGVKRLK
- the tilS gene encoding tRNA lysidine(34) synthetase TilS, with the protein product MNETLESIFQSAWSRLKNYHEFMKNKPAVIAFSGGKDSSLLLQFYLWLHNKNLISHFPTIYHLDHSIRDNMEQESEILKYILSLAPNFTFKKKNVPKFAAKTKLSLEEAGRVLRFRDLEKIYEKIGGYIVTGHHAEDYLETVLLQLIRGGGWNSLRTLGVLENNRFRPLLLFGEQDRKTALANADWPVFEDESNSSSRYLRNRIRAELLPVLLKEGADPDKIFHNFHDSDTPRSGTSNRKVNEDEIRTVSRRILEEEPASICKQILDLHLKSLGLHPLNSQFLADLLHNLDRKVSFSLENKEVWFWKSVSSDLYILPKTASYLKPFSYNSDSFFLKWNGKTKKIPKNCEPSNDGEGEKILLGGIHRDVSEILREKEIPVPVRKMLPILKRKGKTVLVCLRLWDARFDDIRSDDFQQD
- a CDS encoding tetratricopeptide repeat protein, which translates into the protein MNRILSRFIILSVVSVFAIHCVSKDFRKSNSQDAILEKDIIAAQKLKQASKLINEGNSAFQKGKFELSLSKGREAVKAYPTAEGYYLIGSSEYRLGKTEDSLNSLKKGTELDPENEQILLTLGILYTSQGANKDALEVYSKLEKLPKVDGSAYTFKKAVLLKTIGKYDEAYSALKSIPEDKFKFKAQLYMQLGDTAVQVKDYEAAEVYFEKARTADPDLASAKQSASATKVAGLLEKGNAALKVKNYREAVQFFTSATQLDPKNPSPFVFLGNAKILSNDTDGAVKAFETSLKLKADYLEAYSGLASAYSKSGNNPKAISVLEKAIPFFPKNATIYNQIGLNQKSLGENAKAMVSFSKARELDPNYKEPVLNLVYLLASEHRYKTAKNELDSLKSDDETKKVAAFLESSELIHEGDLRLRKGDTKSAKTYFDRAKAKDQDDPGVYTAYGRLYQISGDPKLSEQNYLKALSLQKGNLPALQGLIRLYSAQKNQSKVAQYTKELEAITGNDPLSGIVLARTYEDKKEFDKAENTYKNLMKKYPDNESIQFRLAFLYYKIALEENEKANYDSASSWLAKAEKLTKDLPEIAEAKQTIDQNRKFSEVIPTIQKANRLFDNKSYEKAIPLYQSAYDKTKKLTLYIKVAECYLAMGMEEKGISLLENSPDASKNLAAQEAIYAFLLRKGEVDNAEKGFQKILEKKQDSYYSHYQLGIIGLQKKNFDVAIESFNRSWLLNPEFTASRIGKGIAYYNQNKSKEAKEEFESAMKADSENELAPYNIGIVLFNDNLLEQSVEIFKEIIKKNPDFPDAHFQLSYIYFKKGDLEAADAEIVKALELERDEKFLHARIRILSELKTKNPANAEYKKLAIELGRELAEKFPNSPYSSQAERLVLSDSDTPVILQPFPNRGSLIGVPVIINDLLLVNYGTSIEALDKNRAIRLWRITSTKPFRNVLADRRVYAFTDRSLEVRDQNSGSVFQTINLPGMFKKAMVSGDRILVETETSGKRTLTSYSDTFEENKSILLDSKSWSASKKGQLFLIQSSSKEDKILYADAKLSKDIDSAWTGITNPRLLGATEDGTFFRTDKEIVYVSGKGKATKTEISDKSANLFSVRGNSLWFTGNDKIYRVDADSSGLKEIKISDKEVEGLLPGKKKDVIVLYKDNTAVRYDEKGETVWTYKLVQDSDNVYSLLYH
- a CDS encoding PilZ domain-containing protein — protein: MNPTQKVTPDLPADQRFYTRFRKDSKVKLLEGGNWSEGTLVDISMIGASILSNENWSPGNKITIMSPMFTCEIPGEVIRRTVSNMGQRYAIVFHDLCDSSILEILNKIAHCR
- the yihA gene encoding ribosome biogenesis GTP-binding protein YihA/YsxC; the encoded protein is MEELQELKPDPFFREVRFLSSYADASKVPSKGIPHIAFAGRSNSGKSRLLNAIVERKSLAKVSATPGKTKLLNFFLVSKSLFLVDTPGFGYSANSHKDHEQMMDLLMNYLNSAKDLKCLFLLSDAQRELPDEELELIGTCFEKGTKPVLIRTKIDKLNQSELSKLRKKMKNIQGLYPMLEIVFVSPKYGKGLPELRKIIENMMKSLIIPPMEEDAIPQEINEQG
- a CDS encoding MBL fold metallo-hydrolase, translated to MKIKLYGVRGSLPTPLSGSEYREKLEKILESAHREFKLKNGTFSVPTFLQSLGTELLHPVGGNTTCVYVESSTGQKLIIDCGSGMRELGNDLLKEGIAQGGNVKILVTHTHWDHIQGWPFFKPGYIPSVQVDFYSTISNLKERFDRQQNPENFPITLDEMMSKKTFNLLERQKTVQLGDFKVTPFLLKHPGNCTGYHIEENGKSFLFCTDVEVREEDLSEFEHLRAKIGSPDMLIIDAQYSSEEAERKIGWGHTSGRLAVRCGEVLGVNKLVLTHHEPDHPDEEIIRMFNQEKQSTALSEIVLAREADIFQL